One Intestinimonas butyriciproducens genomic window, GTTTCACGCGGGCCTCCCTGGAAAAGGGAACCCTGCTTTTGAACCGGTTCAAAAGCAGGGTTCCTTCGGCGCCCCAGCGCCGCAGAAAGCGATTGCCCGACCAAAAGAGTTGGTCAAAACCTCCATTTGGAAAATCAGGAAATCCCCTGTTCCGCCAGCCTTACCCGCAAATCTTTCATCCTGAATTCTGCCATTGGGCCGGGGGATGCGGACAAAAAGTTGGAGGGGAAGCAGCTCATTGCTGTGGAGAGCACCAGCTATATCGACAACCATGGTATGAAGTGGAACGGCAACAACCAGTACACCATGCCCATTCAAGTAGCGATGTATCGCTGTTACCAGCAACAGATGCTTCACTTGGAGGAACAGCGGAATCGGCAAGCGGGCAGTTTCAGGAGTTTCCGTGGGCGTTAAAAATGGGGGCGAATCCAGAGAGAAAAATCAGTTCTGCGGTCGTTATCCCGCAGTGCCTGCTCCCACAGGAAAAAAACAGAGGGCAAGCCCCGGAGAGGAGATCAACATGAGCAAAAAAGAGAAACTTCCCCTCTACCTGTCGCCGGAGAAAAAAGCAACCCTGGAGCGAAGATATACGGAAGATGGCAGCCGAAATCTCACCGGCTTTATCGTAAAGTCGGTGGAGCTGGACATGGGTCTGAGTACGCTGGCGGACTGTGTTAAGCTGGACGATGAGTACCTGCGAGGAGAAGGGCGGTACTTTGACGCCCTGGGATACCAAGACCGCCGCGGGGACTCGCACCATTTACCCTGTCGCCCAGCACTGCCGAGTCGCTCCGGGAGCGGAAAAGACTGCCCTGACGGAATGGATCTTTCCCCATCCGTTAAAGCCGGAGCAGCCCACCCCCCGAGCGCTGCCTCTGACAAAACAGAATCCAGTCACCGACTTCCAGCCGGTGACCAAGTGTACCCGAAAGCCCGGTACCGGTTGCATCTCTGACCTCAATGACCACCTCTTGGGGGGCCGCTACTTGCCCGCCCGGCCGGACGGAACCAAACACTTCAAGCCCGTCTACGTCCACACCCGGGAGGAATGCGAGGAGGAACTGAAGGTGCTCATTCGGCAGATGAACGCGGAGCGGAAGGCCGTACAGGACCGCCTGCAGGGGATCACCCCACCGTGCGAGCTCCACAAGAAGGAGCGCCAGATCTGGGCGTACATGAAGTTCCATCCTGAGGAAACTAACATGAACGTCATCACCAAAGGCGCGAAGGCAACCATGCACATGGTGGCCAAGCACTATTGAGATGCTCCAAAAGATGTTGGGAATAGAAAAGCGAGAGGGGACGGCATCATGAATGCGCCGTCCCCTTCTAAGGATCATGTCTCTATTTTCTGTTTGGTTTCCTCTTAATGCCCAAAAGCCTGATAAAATCATCAAACAACGAGGTGTCTGTTGGCTCAAACATCAGCCATTTTCCATCGTGGTAAGTCTGCGTTTCGTCATAAATTCTTTGAACTTCCTCTGAGTAATGTTCTCTGTCATTTACGAATTTCAAGCGCTCATCCTTACCTAAGACGATCATAAATCCTATGCAGTTTTCTCTCGCATACAGTGCGCATAGGGTTTTGCCGCCTCGGCGGTATTTATATTCATAGGTCCATGCTTTCCCACCGCTGCCCCACAGACGTTCCATGTCATATTTTTCATCAATCAAGGCACATAATTGAGTCCAGATCTCGTATAAGGATTTTCCCACTAAAGTTGTCATTTGCTCTGCGTCCGGTACCATGTCAAGCACGACAGCCGCCTCCTCTATCAATCAGAATTATATTGTTATTCTACCGTATAGGTATGAGTTTCTCTATCAAATTCCTCTTATAGCGAGGCGGCTGTCGATCAAGCCTCTCGTGCTCCTTTATCGCACAGGGGCATTTTCCCGTGGGGGATGTGCCTTACTTCTTTTCCACCGGAATCCAGACCTCGCAGTAGTAGTCCTGGTCCTGAGCGCCGTTCTCAAACTTGCTGGCGTCGCTGTACAGCTCCACGTTGATGCCGGCGGCGATCTTGTAGTCTGGGTTCGTGGGCAGCCACTGGGAGAATATCTGCTGGTTCAGCCCCTGGAGAGCCTGAGGCATCCGGCCGGTGCAGGGGAACACCGCCCAGGTGTGGGCCGGGATGGTACGGGTGGTGAAGCCGTCAGGGATTTCCTTGGCTGGATCGTAGTTGTCGGCGATGAGATATTCAAACTCGTTGCCGCCCATACTCTCGTCCAGGTTGATGCCGTACATGCCGCACACCACCTTGCCTCCACCTGTGCCGAAATGCTCCGCCCAGAACTGGGGGACCTGAGCGGCGGCGTCCTCATACTTGAAAGTCTTTGCCCTCTTCCATCTGCGTCAGCATGAAGGACACCAGCTTCTGCGCAACGTGCTGTCTCCGGCAGGCCGGGTCCACCGCCAGGAAGCATAGCTCACCCGGTTCCTTGGAAAACAGCAAAATGCCCGCCATGCGGTCCGCCTCCGCCGCGCAGACGGCGGAGGAATTTTCCATAAAGCGCAGGACTGTGGCTCTGTGTTCCTCCATAGCTTCGGCGGTCTCCAGACCGGAAAAGACATCCCGGACCTGTTCCACCAGCGCCATCTAGGCATGAATGTCTTGTGTTTGTGCGAGTTTTATTTCCATGGTTTTATTCCTCATTGCGATCCATTGGACGCTGCCCTTTCTGTATGTGCGGTGATGATCGTGTAGCTTCGGGCATGAATGGTGATACGCACCCCATCCACCCCGCAGTACCAGTTCTTGCCCTGCTGATAAATCACGCAGTTTCTCTTCAAAATCAAAGCCTTGCAATATGCGACTGCGTCCGTCTCTATGTTCAGATTCCGCTTGATCCGTTCTGTACCCATCACAGTCGTATGGAGCCTGTCAAGATTAGAGATCAGCGTCCGGTTGTCCTGTGCAAGCGGAGTCCCATCCATAGAAGCGCTCATTTCAGCAGTTCCTTTCGCAGATCATCCAGATACAGCTTCTGCTGCCGTTTCAGATATCCGGGGATAAAGGGGAGCATCCACCAGTGCTTGGCGGTGACGGCCTCAGTGCAAGTCAGCCGGGTGCCGCCCTCCGCCGACTCGAAGGCCCCTTCCCAGGAGCCGGACATGTTGCCGCTCTCCATGGTAAAGGCCCATTGACGGAGCGGCTCACAGACTGTGACCGCAAAGTTGGTGGCGTAGCCGCTTTTGGTGTGTTCCACAAAACGGCCCTCGTCCAGTACCTCCACCCGCGCAAGATCACTGCGCCAGGCGGTATGGGTGAGGTCGGTCACCGTATGCCACACCCGCTCCACCGGACAGGGAAAATGGACTGTCACTTTGGAAACCGCCATACGATCACCCCTTCTTTTGTTTCTTGTTGAGCTTCAGGCTGATACCTTGGCGGTCCGCCGCCTCCTGAAGCAGCCCCACAGCGGCAAGGGCACGATCCTTGACCGTCTGCTCTGCCAGTTCCGGCCGGCTGTCCAGAGCGGCCATCACAGAGCGCAGATCCTCCAGGAGCAAGAGATGGACCGCTGTGTTGAAAAGAGTTTTACGGCGGCCATCGTTGTAATAGGCCAGAAGTTTATCCAGGATCGCCCGTTTTTCCTCCAGTTGGGCAAGGTACGCCTCCAGTCCCAGTTCCCGGGCCTGGGCAATGTCCTGCTGCCGGTTCCGGTGAGGGACAAAGGAATCCCCGTCGCCGAAGCCATCATAGCGGGGACAGGGGTACTCCGGGCATTCCCAGCAAAACTGGACGCCGCCGTGCTCCAGGGAGCACCGGGCCATAGCGCAGCTCTGATTGCCTGCTCCGCCGCCGCAGCCGGGACAGTGGCCGCCCAGGTGCATGGAGCACAGGGCGCAGTTGAGGCCACACAGGGAGAAGCGGGTTTCTGTACGGGTAAAACCTTTCATGCCGTTTCCTCCCTTAGAACCACAGCGCCTGCTCTTCCCGGAACACCGGGGTTTTCCCTTGGGCGTAGGGGTCATAACGATTTTCGTTGCAGCCGAATTCCTGCAAAAAGCGGATCTGTCCCGCTCCATTCCAACGAATGAGGGAGAGACCGTCAAAGCTCTGGATCAGACCATCTGTCATGGCGCACCGGAAGGACCACTCCACTACGGTTTGGTCCCCTTTGTGAAAATACTGCCGGATATCCCAGCGCTGCACGGTTCCCCGGGTGTTCCACTCGTCAAACCACAGCTTGATTTTCCCACTTCCGTGATACTCCGGCCCCCAGCTCTCGATGTAGACGGCGTCGGGGGCAAAAAGGTCCTCAATGCCCGTGTTCTGCTTGTCCAGCCACATGGAAACCCACTGCCGGATTTTGTTTTCCCGCTGCTTCTCCATTGTTGTTTCCATATCCACGCTCCCCTGTTGCACCGCTTGGGTGATGTCCCGCAGCATCAAATATTCCGTGTCTTTTTCCTCCAGGATCTGAAATTCCGCCCGCTCATACAGGCGCAACGCTGGATTTTTTCTCTGAACAGAGAGCGATGCCCGTAGATAACCGTTCTCCCGCAGCAGAAACAGAAGGCTGTCCAGCAGCTGTGTCCCAATGCCCAGCCCGCGGTATCCCGGCAATAGCGAGATGGTCAGGGATGGCGTACTGCTGTCGATGTGGCCATAGTACTCCATGATACGGCTCCACACTGCGCCAACGACCGTTCCCTCCGTCTCGGCAACGAGACAGTGATCCCCGGGTTGTGTGCCAAAACCTGCAATATAGACCTGCAGCTCCGGCAGATCGACCACCGACCGGGGCGGCGGTTCCGCTCCCTACGGGAGATAGGATAGATGGCCTAATAGAGAAATTCCCGCAGAAGACCACATCCCTTCGGGCACATTTTGCGGATTTGTGTATAAATGTGTTTCATTACTCTGTCCTTTTGGTGGGGTGCCGGATGACGGTTTTCATCCGCTCCGGTTTACACCGCCGCACATCACTGAGGTAGATCTCGTGGTGGAACCGGCCCTCCCCAAAGTCCGCCTCATAGCCCTGGGCCTTGGCGTATTCCTCCATGGCGGCCACCGTGGCGGGCTCGTCGTCGTAGGGGCCAATGTGCATGCACTGGACGCACACTCCCTCCTCCCAAGGGAAGAACTCCACCGGAGAGAAATCCTTCTGCTTCTTTTCCGTAGCCTCCCGGATCGCCCAGTCAAAGACCTCTCTCGTCACAAACTCCGGCAGCCGGATGAGGGAGATCCACTGAAAATCCGCCTTGCAGGCGTAGTCTATCCCATGGACGCCCTCCTGCCACCACAGGCCCTCCAGGGGCGGCACCACATAGTCAAAGTACCCCTCCAGCTTGTGCTTGCCCATCTTGCTCATTTTGATGGTGAAGGCCACGGCGTAGAGCATTCCCAGGGCCTGCTTATAGGCGCCATCCTCCTCATTGGGATCACCCTGGCCCCACACCGCCAGGAAATTCATAGCCGGTACCGTGACGATACCCGGCGTCGTGGGAGGCAGATAGAATTCCTTGTATTCTTTCTTGTAATCAAAGGGCATGGTCATTCCTCCTCTTCTTTTGGTGCCTGCTTCTCAGCGCCTCGCAGGTGACGCGCACCAGCCCCGTCATCCGCTCCCGGTCCTCCACATCTTCCACCAGCAGGGAGTCCTTCGCCCCCTCATAAGGCGGAGCCTTGGGCAGGTCGGGGAACGCCGCTTCGCCCCGCGGGGTAATCTTTACGAAAAACTGGTCGTCACAGATGACGGCGAAGAACACATCGTCGCAGTAAAGGCCGTATTCGCCGAACATCTTCCGGCTGCGGATGGCTCCGGCCTCCCGTAGCTGCTCGGCCACATAGTTCACAAAATCCGGATGAGACGCCATGCTAATCCCTCCCTCGATAACGGTCGGCCAAGGTTTGACTCCAAACTCCAAGCCGCTCCCGCAACTCTTCCGGCTCCAGCAGCTCCGCCTTGTCTCCGAAGGTCAGGACCCAGCTGAGCACGCTGTCCGCGTCTGGAAAGCCTCCGGTAAAACGCAGCCGCCCGTCCGGCTCCACGGTGAAGCGGTCCGCGCCGTACTCTTCCACCAGACGCCAGCGGCAGGTCGGGTCAAAGAGAACGGTGACCTGATATTTCACCGGAAAGACCCGCTCCGGCTCCAGGTCGGGCAGAGGCGCAGGCCGGGGCTCAAAAAGTTCCCCGGAGGTGAGGCCCGTCATACGGTTCAATTTGAACAGGCGGAAATCCTCCCGCATTTGGCACCAGCCCCACACATACCAAGCGGACCAGTGGAACACCAGGTAGCATGGCTCGACGATTCGCACCGATTCCTCTTTGGGCGAGAAATAGGTAAAGCGGATAGTATGGTGCTGCTCGATGGCCCCCTGGATGAGCTCAATTTTCGGCGGCAGACTGGTCTTGTACCAGGAGGAGAGGTCAATGAGCATGTGGGCGCTGCCGGGCACCAGCCCACCCGTCCCGGCGGACAGCTTCTCCATCAGCTGAGCATAGCGCAGGGTGCCGCTGACGCTGTCCAGGCTCCGCAGCCCTGCCAGGATGGCCTGCATCTCCGGATCGGTGAGCACCGTACGGTCCACCCGATAGCCCTCCATGATGGAGATGCCGCCGCCTGCGCCCTGGGCGGTGGAGATGGGGATGCCCGCCCGGCACAGGGACTCGATGTCCCGCTGGATGGTCCGGCGGGACACTTCGAACTGTTCCGCCAGCTCCGGGGCGGTGACATTCTCCCGCTGGAGCAGGATGGATAGGATACCGATGAGCCGCTCCATCTTCATGAGATGCACCGCCCTTCCTGGTTTTTCCTGCATGATACCATGACGACGGCCCTGGAGTGGTATCACGCCATGTTTTTCGGCTGCCCCGTCAGAGGCGAGAAAACGACTGAAAATCGAAGCATAATCGCCGTTCTGTAGCTATTATACCATAGGAACACGACAACTGTCTGTCATGTTTCTTTTTGCCTTGTGCTTTTTGTGACCATTGGGTACAATAGGGGCAACGGAGGGGATGGTCATGGGAAAGATCGTTTTATATCTCGCCATGAGTGTGGACGGATATATTGCGGACGAGCAGGGCGGCGTGGGCTGGCTGGGCGGTGACGGCAGTGAACCGGATGCCCCCGGCAGTTACCCGGCGTTTTATGAGACGGTGGACACCATCGTTATGGGTTGGACCACCTATCGTCAGATCGTCACGGAGCTTTCCCCGGACAGCTGGCCCTATGAGGGCCGTCCCTGCTATGTGGTAACCCACCGGCAGGAAGAGGACCAGGAGGGTATCTGCTTCTGGAATGGAGAACTGACCGCCCTGGCGGGCAAGCTGAAAGCGGAGCGGGAGGGAAACATCTGGATCTGCGGCGGTGCGTCCGTGGCCGGGCAGCTGCTGAAAGAGGGGCGCATCGATAAACTGTGGCTGTCGGTAATCCCCACAGTACTGGGCAAAGGCGTGCGGCTGTACCCCGAACTAGGGCCGGAACTGCCGCTGAAGCTGGTGGGAACAGAACATTACAACGGAATCGTAGATCTGGTATACGAAAAGCGGTGACAAGCAATGAGTGATCAATTTATCAATTTGACGGAAGACAATCTGGCGCAGGAGCATTTGTGCTGCATTATCCGCAGCAAGAAGCCCCACCCCGGCGTGGAAGCCAAGCGGGCCTGGCTGGCCCAACGGCTCCGGGAAGGCCATGTGTTCCGCAAGCTGGACACCAAGGGTGTGGTGTTCATCGAGTACGCTCCGCTGGAGACCGCCTGGGCACCAGTGGAGGGAGAGAACTATCTCTACATCTACTGCTTGTGGGTCTCCGGCGAATTTAAGGGCAAGGGCTACGGCAGGCATCTGATGGAGTACTGCCTGGCCGACGCCAAATCCAAGGGGAAATCCGGTGTGTGTATGCTGGGTGCCGAAAAGCAAAAGGCCTGGCTCTCGGACCAGGCCTTCGCAGCGAAATATGGGTTTGAAACGGTGGATACCACCCCGGGCGGCTATCGGCTGCTGGCCCGCTCCTTTGACGGAACCAAGCCGCACTTTGCGGAGAATGCCAAGCAGTTGGAGATCGAAAGCTCGGACTTGACCATCTATTATAGCCCCCAGTGTCCCTACATCCATCAGAGCGTAGAACTGGTGCACAGGACCTGCGGGGAGCTGGAGGTACCCTATATCCTCATTCCAGTGGACACTTTGGAAAAGGCCAAGGCTCTGCCCGGTGTGTTCAACAACTGGGCGGTATTTTATCAAGGGAAGTTCGTGACGGTGAATCTGCTGGACGCCGCCGCTTTGAAACGGCTCCTAAAAAAGTAAGGTGTGCCCATGGAAATCAGAAAAGTTGAGAAGGATAAAAAGAAATACCTCGCCTTGCTGTTGTTGGCGGATGAGCAGGAGGACATGATCGACCGCTATCTGGAGCGTGGGACCATGTATGTGCTGGAGGACGGCGAAGTCAAAGCCGAGTGCGTGGTGGCTGCCGAGGGCGACGGCGTTCTGGAACTGAAAAACATCGCTGTGGAGCCGGGCTTTCAGGGCAAAGGCTATGGAAAGGCCCTAGTGGACTTCCTCATCCGAACCTATTCAGGACGCTATGCGGTGCTGCAGGTGGGCACTGGAGACAGCCTGTCCACCATCCCATTTTACGAGGCCTGCGGGTTTCGCAGGCACCATCTGGTGAAGAACTTCTTCACCGACCACTACGACCATCCTATCTATGAGTGCGGGGTCCAACTAGTGGATATGGTGTATCTGCAAAGGAAGATCGGAACATGAATTTGGGACTGCGTTTACTGGAGAAAAGGGACTTGCCCCAGTACAAGGCGGATATGCAGGGGGCATTCCAGCTGGGCGCCCAGGAGGGCGGCTGCTTCGCCGCCGGAGAGCTGGTGTTGCCGGAGTCCGACATCGACCGCTCCCTTGGCGCGGAGGGGGCCATCGCCTACAGGGCGGTGGAGGGCGGGCAAATCGTCGGCGGGGCCATCGTTGTTTGGGACCGGGAGAAAAAGCTGGGCCATCTGGACTTGCTCTATGTCAAACACGGCACCGGCTGCATCACCGAGATCAATGATCACCTCTTCGAGGGCCGCTACTCGCCCATGTGGATCGACGGCAAGAAGCATTCTCGCAACGTCTACGCCCACACCCGCGAGGAGTGTGAAGAAAAGCTGAAGGTGCTGATCGTAGAGATGAAGGCCGAGCTCGCGGAGCTGAAGAAGCAGAAGGCAAAAATCGGGAGCCAGCCCCAGGCTCGAGAGGGTAAGAAACGGAAGAAACCGGAGCAGACGAAAAAAGCAAGTAAAAGACTCATCTCCAGATGTGCAGATAACTTCGCACACCAGGAGATGAGTTTTCTTGAATGAAATTAGCTGTGGAACAGAAGTGGCTTTATTGGAACAGTAACATGGGATTAGAGGAATGATACCTGAGACGTTTTTTCGCAAATTCAAGAAAAGCTTTGAATATCATATTCAAGCCTCTGTACTTCCTTGAACATAGCAGCCTTAAACAGATTATCTACAGTTTGGATATCTCAAGGGCAGAGAGCAACGAGAGCTTGCAGACGATCATCCCATCAAGGCGATTTACACCCGCCGCATGAACACGATCACTCAGTATCTCCACCGTGGTACTCTGGACGAGCAGACCGCTAAGGAGATGAAGCGGTTGGCGAAAAACAAACTGAAACGGGCGATCAAAGAGGTTGCTTACGCTCAAGGCGATTATGCCACGGAAATGGAACAGGATGCTTTGCTGAAAGAAGTAAAGGCGAAAATTTGAATTTGGAGGAAGATATAATATGGTGATTGAATACAGGAAAATAGGTATTTCTGAAAAGCAAGAATTAGCAGAAGTAATCTATAGTGTTCAAGATGGATTAGGCCTTGTTTGAAAAATAAAAGTTGCACAATAAACCAAGCTATGCGAAGCTAATAGCATGAAACGATATGAACTAACAAAAGAACAATGGGGACGAATCAAGCTGCTGCTGCCACCGGAAGAAACGGGGAAGCGGGGCCGCCCCCGGAAGGATAACCGGACCATGCTAAACGGGATGCTCTGGATCGTCCGGAGCGGTGCGCAGTGGCGTGAGCTGCCGGAGACCTATGGCCCTTGGCAGTCTATATACGCCCGATTCGCCAAATGGCGGGATGACGGCACTCTGGAAGCGGTATTCCACACACTGTCTGCGGACGCGGATATGGAGAACCTGAGCATGGACTCCACTTGCGTAAAGGTGCATGAAAGCGCAAATGGCGGGGAAAAAAACGGCGGATAAGGCGGTTGGCCGTACCAAAGGCGGGTGGAACACAAAACTCCACGCTGTCGTAGACGGTCTGGGAAACCCGGTGGAGTTCCTGCTCTCCGCTGGAAATGACCACGATTCGGTTCACGCTGTTGAACTGCTGAAAAAGGTCAGAATCGGCGGGAGTGCTGTACTGGCAGATCGGGCTTATGGCGCTCGGGCAATTCGGGAATACATCTCAGAGCACGGGGCCAGCTATGTGATCCCGCCGCAGAGCAACATTTCCGATCCCCGGCCGGTTGACTGGCATCTGTATAAGGAGCGCCATCTGGTGGAGTGTTTTTTCCAGAAAATCAAGTGGTTTCGCAGAATCGCCACCAGATATGACAAGTCGGATGCTTCCTTTCTCGCCTTCGTTTATCTTGTCTCCATCGCTATTTTGTTGCTTTGGCACATTCTCTATCTTTTTTCAAACAAGGCCTAAGCTTCAAAATCTTGTCCAAGGCGGCACAGCGGATAACAGTCTTGCAAAAGGCGTTGTACCTGCGCTGGATATATTCTTGATAGGCTATCTGGTCGGTCATGGAAATTCCCCTTTCTGAATAATAGTGCGGGGCGGTGGCACTTCTTGCTGTCGCCCCTTGATTGCCTACCAGCAAAGGCGGGCGGGGCTGTCAACGGCTGCGCATATGCGCCGTTCATCTTGACCGTTGACTGGCTCGGCTGGGTTTGCTATTTACCCGACAAACTTGAATTTATTTTAAGCTATCACGTTTTACCTTCTTAAGCCTTACTATCATTACCATAGGAATTTCTTTGTTGGTTTTAAAACATTCTTCATAAAATCCATCAATGACAAATCCAGCTCTAAAACAAAGGTTAAAAATATCTTGTATGGAACGATGATAATAAATCTGCTCTTTCGGTTGCCCTTCAATCGCTATATCATAGTAACTGTGCGGTGTCATATATTTTTCAGTCAACGTGACAAAACAAGGGTGTTGCGTTGCAAAGACAAAAATTCCGCTTTCCTGCAACAGTTCATAAACAGCCATAAGAAGTGGTTCAATATCCGTAATATCCATAATTGCCATATTAGAAACTGCTTTCGTAAAGGCTCGATTTCTTTTTAATTCTAATATACTTTTTCTATCGGTCGCATCCGCCACACAAAATTCAATTTGTTTTGCATATTGTGATTGCCGTCTTTTAGCCAATTCTATCATTTTTTTGCTGTAATCAAAAGCGACAACCGAAGCGCCTCTTTGTGCAAGATACGAAGAATAATTTCCATTGCCACACGCAATATCCAAAATGTAATCCGCAGGATTAGGAGATAGAAGTTCCGTTACTTTGGGACGCACTACCTCTCTGTGAAATTCATTAGATTCGTCACCCATTGCATTATCCCAAAATTGTGCGTTCTCCTCCCAGATTTTTTTACTTTCCTCTGTTCCCATGTTCTCTCCCACTCCCCAAATTTGCTTTTTTGCTTCCATTAAATCTTCCTTACTATATTCCATTGTTACCCTCCATAACTTCTGATTGTTGCCGTCTTGACGATTATGTATCTTTACATTACCTTCTGAAACATATGGCGCACCTTGTCCAGGCGGCTGTTTGGACGGCGGGGCTGGATGACCGGCTGACCGACAGCGGCCTGATATCCTTTCAGCTCTGTAAGGCATACGCTCCGCCCGTTGGTGTAAAAGGCCAGATCAGTACGGTATGCCTGTATACAGCGGGCGGGAATCTCGCCAGTAAAGACAACTTCATCCTTTTTTACCTGGGCCGTTTCGATGGTGGCACAGTATTTCGGTGCATCATGATAAGCCCTGGAAAGGTATTCCTGGGGCGCATAGAGGATGAAGGAGAGATAAGGTTCCAGCAGCTGCGTCCCCGATTCCTTCAATGCCTGTTCCAATACAATCGGGGCCAATGAGCGGAAGTCCGCCGGCGTGCTGACCGGACTGTAATAAAGCCCGTATTCAAAGCAAATCTTACAGTCCGTTACGTTCCAGCCGAACAAGCCCTGCTCCAGCCCGTAACGGATACCATCCCTGACAGCGTTTTGAAAACTCTGGTTCAAGTATCCCAGCGAAACCCGGCTCTCGTATTGTACACCGGAGCCAAGCGAGAGTGGTGTAACAGACAGTCCTATGGATGCCCAAAACGGGTTGGGCGGCACCTCGATATGGATGGTGTGGCTGGCTGCTTTGAGCGGCCGCTCCATATAAATGACGGAGGGTTCCTTTACCACTGTTTCAAGCTTGTATTTTTCCGACAGCAAAGCGGAAACAACCTCCAACTGCACCCGGCCCAAAAAAGAAAGAATGATCTCATGGGTGATGGAATCCACTTCGCAACGCAAAAGCGGGTCAGTATCCGCAAGTTGCGTAAGAGCGTCCAGCAGCCGTTCTCTTTGCGCTGCCGTTTTCGGCGCAATCGTCGTCCGCAGCATGGGGAGGGGGTCCTCGCGCCACCTTTTACGAGGGAGCCGGGTTTGGTCCCCTAATACATCGTTTAACCTCACGCTGTCGCTGGGAAGGATAACAATTTCACCCTGATAAGCGGTGTCTGTCCGAACAATTTCCCCTTTGGATGGAATACGCATCTCTGTGATTTTCAGCTTTTCTCTCCCGGCCAGGGCCACCGTATCCCGCAGGCGCAGCGTTCCGCTGTATAACCGTAGATAGACACGCCGCTGGCCGCAATCGGTGTACTCAACCTTGAAAACGCTGCCGCATAGGGCGGCGCCCCCCTGTTCCCCAATCGGTTGGAACAGCCCTGTCACCGCATCCATCAACGGTTGAATGCCAAGGCCATTTTTGGCGCTGCCATGATAGACTGGGAACAGGGAGGCGTCTTGAACCCGCTGCTGTTCCTCCCGCGCAAGTTTTTCCCGGCTGATTGGTTCTCCTGCGATATACTTTTCCAATAATTCATCGTTATTTTCGATGACCGCATCCCATGCTTCTATGTCGGTATTTTCCTCCAGGACTATTTCCGGGGACAGCGACACCGTCTGCTTGATGATAATATCGGCGGAGAGCTTATCCCGAACAGACTGAACCACGCTCTGCAAATCAACGCCAGCCTGGTCGATCTTGTTGATAAAGATAACGGTGGGAATGTTCATTTTCCGCAGGGCATGGAACAGAATACGGGTCTGGGCCTGCACGCCATCTTTAGCGGAGATCACCAAGATGGCCCCATCTAAAACAGCCAAAGAGCGGTACACCTCCGCCAAAAAATCCATGTGGCCGGGCGTATCCACAATGTTAACTTTACATCTGTGCCACTGGAAGGAAGTGACTGCCGCTTGAATGGTAATCCCACGCTGCCGCTCCAAAAACATGGTGTCCGTCCTCGTTGTCCCTTTTTCGACGCTCCCCGGTTCTGAAATGGCTCCGCTGGCATATAGCAGGCTCTCCGTCAAGGTCGTCTTTCCAGCGTCTACATGGGCAAGAATTCCAATATTGATTATTTTCATGTGATTGTC contains:
- a CDS encoding GNAT family N-acetyltransferase, which gives rise to MEIRKVEKDKKKYLALLLLADEQEDMIDRYLERGTMYVLEDGEVKAECVVAAEGDGVLELKNIAVEPGFQGKGYGKALVDFLIRTYSGRYAVLQVGTGDSLSTIPFYEACGFRRHHLVKNFFTDHYDHPIYECGVQLVDMVYLQRKIGT
- the tet(W) gene encoding tetracycline resistance ribosomal protection protein Tet(W); protein product: MKIINIGILAHVDAGKTTLTESLLYASGAISEPGSVEKGTTRTDTMFLERQRGITIQAAVTSFQWHRCKVNIVDTPGHMDFLAEVYRSLAVLDGAILVISAKDGVQAQTRILFHALRKMNIPTVIFINKIDQAGVDLQSVVQSVRDKLSADIIIKQTVSLSPEIVLEENTDIEAWDAVIENNDELLEKYIAGEPISREKLAREEQQRVQDASLFPVYHGSAKNGLGIQPLMDAVTGLFQPIGEQGGAALCGSVFKVEYTDCGQRRVYLRLYSGTLRLRDTVALAGREKLKITEMRIPSKGEIVRTDTAYQGEIVILPSDSVRLNDVLGDQTRLPRKRWREDPLPMLRTTIAPKTAAQRERLLDALTQLADTDPLLRCEVDSITHEIILSFLGRVQLEVVSALLSEKYKLETVVKEPSVIYMERPLKAASHTIHIEVPPNPFWASIGLSVTPLSLGSGVQYESRVSLGYLNQSFQNAVRDGIRYGLEQGLFGWNVTDCKICFEYGLYYSPVSTPADFRSLAPIVLEQALKESGTQLLEPYLSFILYAPQEYLSRAYHDAPKYCATIETAQVKKDEVVFTGEIPARCIQAYRTDLAFYTNGRSVCLTELKGYQAAVGQPVIQPRRPNSRLDKVRHMFQKVM
- a CDS encoding class I SAM-dependent methyltransferase; the protein is MEYSKEDLMEAKKQIWGVGENMGTEESKKIWEENAQFWDNAMGDESNEFHREVVRPKVTELLSPNPADYILDIACGNGNYSSYLAQRGASVVAFDYSKKMIELAKRRQSQYAKQIEFCVADATDRKSILELKRNRAFTKAVSNMAIMDITDIEPLLMAVYELLQESGIFVFATQHPCFVTLTEKYMTPHSYYDIAIEGQPKEQIYYHRSIQDIFNLCFRAGFVIDGFYEECFKTNKEIPMVMIVRLKKVKRDSLK
- a CDS encoding GNAT family N-acetyltransferase, which gives rise to MSDQFINLTEDNLAQEHLCCIIRSKKPHPGVEAKRAWLAQRLREGHVFRKLDTKGVVFIEYAPLETAWAPVEGENYLYIYCLWVSGEFKGKGYGRHLMEYCLADAKSKGKSGVCMLGAEKQKAWLSDQAFAAKYGFETVDTTPGGYRLLARSFDGTKPHFAENAKQLEIESSDLTIYYSPQCPYIHQSVELVHRTCGELEVPYILIPVDTLEKAKALPGVFNNWAVFYQGKFVTVNLLDAAALKRLLKK